The following proteins are encoded in a genomic region of Zea mays cultivar B73 chromosome 9, Zm-B73-REFERENCE-NAM-5.0, whole genome shotgun sequence:
- the LOC100276867 gene encoding uncharacterized protein LOC100276867, translating to MEAALRGIRAKLTEHREKVISGLLLGSAVALGWKSSEQQREIQSLLAEKSSLRATNASMSAAMWAWREELFALAAAPSSPISASRLRHIYGEEEPAPLAPAPAPPGANDGKEEEPISIA from the exons ATGGAGGCGGCGCTGCGCGGGATCAGGGCCAAGCTGACGGAGCACCGGGAGAAGGTGATCAGCGGTCTGCTGCTGGGCTCGGCGGTGGCGCTGGGGTGGAAGTCGTCGGAGCAGCAGCGCGAGATCCAGAGCCTGTTGGCCGAGAAGAGCTCTCTCCGAGCCACCAACGCCTCTATGTCCGCCGCCATGTGGGCCTGGCGGGAGGAGCTCTTCGCcctcgccgccgcgccctcctcccCCATTTCCGCGTCCCGGCTCCGCCACATCTACGGCGAGGAGGAGCCCGCGCcgctcgcgcccgcgcccgcgccgccag GAGCAAATGATGGGAAGGAAGAGGAACCGATCTCCATAGCCTGA